A single window of Acinetobacter wuhouensis DNA harbors:
- a CDS encoding benzoate/H(+) symporter BenE family transporter, whose translation MQKFLQDFSIPAVFAGFITFLIGISVSAVLVIQAAQLLGANPEQITSWFWALGLGIGLSGLLLSWKFKYPVATSWSTAALALIIATASGYTLYEAIGAFLICGLLTAILGFLGIFEKILAYIPQSLTSAMLAGVLLKFGIALFASMQNDWGFILSLLAIYIVTKRLWARYCIVITVIAGILICPLFMEFHVPTLHWGLAHPVWMKPEFTWSAILGLALPLFVINMASQYLPGIAMIKSYGYQPHVNHLIGWTGTAQTLLAPFGCYTVNIAAISAAVSLDDQVHPDPSKRYIAGMSCGFFYILMGLFAATLTSLLMSFPHLFIVALAGIALFGTISHNIAIAFHEVKDREAALLTFLFCASGVQFFGIGSAFWGLLFGFVVSIILNFRTKK comes from the coding sequence ATGCAAAAGTTTCTCCAAGATTTTTCGATACCCGCAGTATTTGCAGGCTTTATCACCTTTCTTATTGGCATCAGTGTTTCCGCAGTGCTTGTGATCCAAGCAGCGCAACTGCTCGGTGCAAACCCCGAACAAATTACCTCTTGGTTTTGGGCACTTGGTTTAGGCATTGGACTATCAGGTCTGTTGCTCTCTTGGAAATTTAAATATCCAGTAGCGACCTCATGGTCGACTGCGGCACTTGCGCTGATCATCGCAACAGCAAGTGGATATACATTATATGAAGCAATTGGTGCTTTTCTTATCTGTGGCTTACTCACTGCAATACTTGGTTTTTTAGGTATCTTTGAAAAAATCCTTGCCTACATTCCGCAAAGTTTAACCAGTGCCATGCTTGCAGGTGTTCTACTTAAATTTGGTATTGCACTGTTTGCCAGTATGCAAAATGATTGGGGTTTTATTTTAAGCTTATTGGCTATTTATATTGTCACCAAGCGCCTTTGGGCACGTTATTGCATTGTCATTACTGTGATTGCAGGGATATTAATTTGTCCATTATTTATGGAATTTCATGTCCCAACATTGCATTGGGGGCTTGCACATCCTGTATGGATGAAACCTGAGTTTACATGGTCTGCAATCCTTGGTTTAGCATTGCCTTTATTTGTCATCAACATGGCATCACAATACTTACCTGGTATCGCCATGATTAAAAGTTATGGTTATCAACCACATGTTAATCATTTGATTGGTTGGACTGGAACAGCGCAAACCTTACTTGCGCCATTCGGTTGCTATACTGTGAATATTGCTGCAATTAGTGCAGCCGTTAGTCTAGATGATCAAGTCCATCCTGATCCGAGTAAACGCTATATCGCAGGCATGAGCTGTGGTTTTTTCTATATTTTAATGGGCTTATTTGCAGCCACACTTACTAGCTTACTCATGTCTTTCCCACATTTATTCATTGTTGCCTTAGCTGGGATTGCATTGTTTGGAACAATTAGTCATAACATCGCAATTGCATTTCATGAAGTGAAAGACCGTGAAGCTGCTTTATTGACCTTCTTATTCTGCGCTTCTGGCGTACAATTTTTTGGAATCGGTTCTGCTTTCTGGGGATTGCTGTTTGGATTTGTTGTCTCAATTATTTTGAATTTCAGAACAAAGAAGTAA
- the leuE gene encoding leucine efflux protein LeuE — protein sequence MFGITDIVTYILGTIFIVILPGPNSLYVMSIASRFGIKTGYIGALGVFTGDLILILCTVLGAASLLHAFPWLFVVLKIVGASYLSYLGIRLLIASFKTWFSKPQNIQANSDTSATEQFHPFRTALTISLLNPKAILFYLSFFVQFVDPDYPYPALSFAALSVILQIISMSYLTILIFSGVKLASFFNARYRVAASCVAAVGLLFCGFGLKLALSTM from the coding sequence GTGTTTGGTATTACTGACATAGTGACATATATCTTAGGGACTATTTTTATTGTCATTTTACCAGGTCCGAACTCGCTTTATGTGATGTCTATCGCCTCACGTTTTGGCATCAAAACAGGCTATATCGGTGCTTTAGGCGTTTTTACAGGCGATCTAATTCTCATCCTGTGTACCGTTTTAGGTGCGGCATCACTGCTACATGCTTTTCCGTGGTTATTTGTGGTTCTTAAAATTGTTGGTGCAAGTTACTTATCGTATTTAGGCATACGTTTACTGATTGCGAGTTTCAAAACATGGTTTAGCAAACCACAAAACATTCAAGCCAATAGTGATACATCTGCTACAGAGCAATTCCATCCATTTCGTACGGCTCTGACCATTAGCTTGCTCAATCCCAAAGCAATCTTATTTTACCTTTCATTCTTCGTTCAATTTGTAGATCCAGACTACCCTTACCCTGCCTTAAGCTTCGCAGCACTTTCAGTAATCTTGCAAATTATTAGTATGAGCTATTTGACTATATTAATTTTTTCAGGGGTTAAACTCGCTTCATTCTTTAATGCACGTTACCGAGTAGCGGCCAGCTGTGTTGCCGCAGTTGGACTTTTATTTTGTGGCTTTGGTTTAAAACTCGCCTTATCTACGATGTAA
- the tal gene encoding transaldolase, which yields MTQSALDQLKRLTTIVADTGDLTAIQQFRPLDATTNPSLITAAAQQPESRTLIEDAYSQAKQEGYQTDALVERTIDILTVKLGVEILNLIEGRVSTEVDAALSYNTEETIAKAKELLALYKNYGINQDRILIKIASTWEGIQAAKALEAEGIHCNLTLLFGLHQANACADAKVTLISPFVGRILDWYKKAENVDSYPIDKDPGVLSVKQIYHYYKQHDIKTEVMGASFRSVDQVLGLAGCDLLTVAPNLLEKLGEDQRVVESQLSANHAHAHQEHPHQEISEAEFKQQLEADLMAFQLLQSGIDGFIKAREQLALLLRQSFGLEADFVD from the coding sequence ATGACACAATCTGCATTAGATCAATTAAAACGCTTAACCACTATTGTTGCTGATACAGGTGATTTAACCGCAATTCAACAATTCCGTCCTTTGGATGCAACAACAAATCCATCTTTAATTACTGCTGCAGCACAACAGCCTGAAAGCCGTACTTTAATTGAAGATGCTTATAGCCAAGCTAAACAAGAAGGTTATCAAACCGATGCGCTTGTAGAACGTACTATTGACATTCTTACTGTTAAGTTAGGCGTAGAAATATTAAATTTGATTGAAGGTCGTGTTTCAACCGAAGTCGATGCGGCACTGTCTTACAATACCGAAGAAACCATTGCTAAAGCCAAAGAGCTTTTAGCCTTATATAAAAATTATGGTATCAATCAAGATCGTATCTTAATTAAAATCGCCTCTACTTGGGAAGGGATTCAAGCTGCAAAAGCACTTGAAGCTGAAGGCATTCATTGTAATTTGACCTTGCTATTCGGTCTGCACCAAGCCAATGCGTGTGCGGATGCAAAAGTCACTTTAATTTCACCATTTGTAGGTCGTATTTTAGATTGGTATAAAAAAGCTGAGAATGTAGACAGCTATCCAATCGACAAAGATCCTGGTGTACTTTCGGTAAAACAAATTTATCATTACTACAAGCAACATGACATCAAAACTGAAGTGATGGGTGCAAGCTTCCGTAGCGTAGATCAAGTCCTCGGTTTAGCGGGTTGTGACTTATTAACAGTTGCACCAAATTTGCTTGAAAAATTAGGTGAAGATCAACGTGTTGTTGAATCTCAATTAAGTGCTAATCATGCGCATGCACACCAAGAACATCCACATCAAGAAATCTCTGAAGCTGAATTTAAACAGCAATTAGAAGCCGATTTAATGGCATTCCAATTACTACAAAGTGGTATTGATGGATTTATTAAAGCACGTGAACAACTTGCGTTATTATTGCGTCAGTCATTTGGTTTAGAAGCAGATTTTGTTGATTAA
- the aceR gene encoding HTH-type transcriptional regulator AceR, producing the protein MNINQEQLTIFKTVIETGSFSAAARQLGKVPSAVSMSIANLEIDLNLKLFNRVGREPVPTPQAQRLYEKTEQLLIEMNQWKQQAIALSEGLESNLNIVVVSELLHTDWTEYIAILAEHFPSLQINIFSAPQEDALKMLMNQTAQLALMFEREILESREQFVEFKKEVLVPVAAIKHPLSVHSQVTFEQILQARQIVVASRDRTIKPELLYSKNYWRTDNHHSACSLIQKELGWGVLPLQMFNENPQLKHNLKILDLLDFTPKFEYYVDLVWSRESNLGSAARFLINHIRNQRIHTK; encoded by the coding sequence ATGAACATTAACCAAGAACAACTCACTATATTTAAAACCGTGATAGAAACAGGTTCATTTTCTGCGGCTGCACGACAACTCGGTAAAGTTCCTTCCGCAGTCAGCATGTCCATCGCCAATTTAGAAATTGATTTAAACTTAAAACTCTTTAATCGTGTAGGACGTGAACCTGTCCCTACACCACAAGCACAGCGCTTATATGAAAAAACAGAACAACTTTTAATTGAAATGAATCAATGGAAGCAACAAGCCATTGCGCTCAGTGAAGGCTTGGAGTCAAATTTGAATATTGTGGTAGTTTCAGAGCTATTACACACCGATTGGACAGAATACATCGCAATCCTTGCCGAACATTTTCCAAGCTTACAAATCAATATCTTCTCAGCGCCACAAGAAGATGCTTTGAAAATGTTAATGAATCAAACTGCGCAATTGGCACTCATGTTTGAACGTGAAATTCTCGAAAGCCGTGAACAATTTGTTGAGTTTAAAAAAGAAGTCCTTGTACCTGTTGCTGCAATCAAGCATCCCTTATCTGTTCATTCACAAGTGACATTTGAACAAATTTTACAAGCACGTCAAATTGTCGTTGCCAGCCGTGACCGAACCATTAAGCCCGAACTGCTCTATTCTAAAAATTATTGGCGGACTGATAACCACCACTCTGCTTGTTCACTCATTCAGAAAGAACTTGGCTGGGGCGTACTTCCCTTACAGATGTTCAATGAAAACCCTCAACTTAAACATAATTTGAAAATTTTGGACTTGCTCGATTTCACACCAAAATTTGAGTATTACGTCGATTTAGTCTGGAGTCGCGAAAGTAATTTAGGTTCAGCTGCTCGTTTTTTGATTAATCACATCAGAAATCAACGAATTCATACAAAATAA
- the aceI gene encoding chlorhexidine efflux PACE transporter AceI gives MVISKRRIVHALSYEIILLVIIAIALSFIFEVPMEVTGTLGIAMAVTSVVWNMVFNHFFEKYEQHKKLQRTIRVRILHAIGFEGGLMLATIPMVAYAMDMTILQAILLDLGMTSCILVYTFIFQWCYDLVEDRMGIKPLHT, from the coding sequence ATGGTGATTTCCAAAAGAAGGATTGTTCATGCGTTGAGCTATGAGATCATCCTATTGGTGATCATAGCGATTGCATTAAGTTTTATTTTTGAAGTTCCAATGGAAGTTACAGGTACTTTAGGTATTGCTATGGCAGTAACTTCAGTGGTTTGGAATATGGTTTTCAATCATTTTTTTGAAAAATATGAACAACATAAAAAATTACAACGTACGATCCGTGTACGTATCTTGCATGCCATTGGTTTTGAAGGTGGTTTGATGTTAGCAACCATCCCAATGGTAGCGTATGCGATGGATATGACGATTTTACAAGCGATTTTATTAGACTTGGGAATGACCAGTTGTATTCTCGTTTATACCTTTATTTTCCAATGGTGTTATGATTTGGTTGAAGATCGTATGGGAATTAAGCCTTTACATACCTAA
- a CDS encoding AAA family ATPase, with protein MKQETALKLMKAGENVFLTGSAGAGKTYTLNQYINYLKARKVPVAITASTGIAATHMNGMTIHTWAGIGIKDTLSDDDLKRMKERKYLKEHLENAQVLIIDEISMLHAKQLNLVNQVLKYFKESDDAFGGIQVIAAGDFFQLPPVGRNGEKNRDKFCFMSDAWVEAKFRVCYLSEQHRQDDSALNDILNAIRSQSIQQQHIQALQNTRNQDIGETFTRLYTHNMDVDSINFQHLNAIEGTDHQFVAVTDGNEKLIETLKSSVRAPEELTLKKHAKVMFVKNNFDMGYINGSLGEVIGFEEDDELGMLPKVKMTDGTTLLVAPETWSVDNEGGKTIASLQQVPLRLAWAITIHKSQGMTLEAAEINLSHTFEKGQGYVALSRLKSINGLRLLGFNDQALELDSLAIKADRRFQELSDEAVEHYLDADLTRQHNAFIRHCGGTLNPTEIERNEKKLARSGGKTNYASATLDETRELFESGYEIQDIAVERGLTPATIINHLARLHREQGLDISVANPGEEVVEKVRVIYKKLMKRQDPSHFNDDGAIKLRPIVDLTSPKMGYDQVRLALLFIE; from the coding sequence ATGAAACAAGAAACTGCACTCAAACTCATGAAAGCGGGTGAAAATGTCTTTTTGACTGGCTCGGCAGGTGCAGGTAAAACATATACGCTAAATCAATACATCAATTATTTAAAAGCACGTAAAGTTCCTGTGGCGATTACCGCTTCAACAGGGATTGCTGCAACACACATGAATGGCATGACCATTCATACATGGGCAGGGATTGGGATTAAAGATACGCTTTCCGATGATGATCTAAAACGGATGAAAGAGCGTAAATATTTAAAAGAGCATTTGGAAAATGCCCAAGTGCTGATTATTGATGAAATATCCATGTTGCACGCCAAACAACTGAATTTGGTCAATCAAGTTTTAAAATATTTTAAAGAGTCTGATGACGCATTTGGTGGCATCCAAGTCATCGCTGCGGGTGACTTCTTTCAGTTACCACCTGTAGGACGTAATGGTGAAAAGAATCGTGATAAATTTTGTTTTATGTCAGATGCTTGGGTCGAAGCTAAATTTCGTGTCTGCTATTTAAGTGAACAACACCGCCAAGATGATTCTGCGCTGAACGATATTCTTAATGCTATTCGTTCGCAAAGCATTCAGCAACAACATATTCAAGCTTTACAAAATACGCGAAATCAAGATATTGGTGAGACATTCACACGTTTATATACCCACAATATGGATGTAGACAGTATCAATTTTCAACATCTCAATGCGATTGAAGGTACAGATCATCAATTCGTTGCGGTGACCGATGGTAATGAAAAGTTGATTGAAACATTGAAATCATCTGTTCGTGCACCTGAAGAGTTAACGTTGAAGAAACATGCCAAAGTGATGTTTGTGAAGAACAACTTTGATATGGGCTATATCAATGGAAGTTTGGGTGAAGTCATTGGTTTTGAAGAAGATGATGAATTAGGCATGTTGCCTAAAGTTAAAATGACGGATGGTACAACACTTTTAGTCGCACCTGAAACGTGGTCAGTGGATAATGAAGGTGGTAAAACCATCGCCAGTTTGCAGCAAGTTCCATTGCGTTTGGCTTGGGCGATCACCATTCACAAATCTCAAGGCATGACACTTGAAGCTGCTGAAATTAACCTGAGCCATACCTTTGAAAAAGGACAGGGTTATGTGGCTTTATCACGCTTAAAGTCAATCAATGGTTTACGTCTACTTGGTTTTAATGATCAAGCTTTGGAGTTAGATAGTTTAGCGATCAAAGCGGATCGTCGCTTTCAGGAATTGTCAGATGAAGCGGTTGAACATTACCTCGATGCTGATTTAACAAGACAACACAATGCTTTTATTCGTCACTGTGGTGGCACGTTGAATCCCACAGAAATTGAGCGCAATGAGAAGAAACTTGCACGCAGTGGTGGTAAAACTAATTATGCATCGGCAACTTTGGATGAAACCCGTGAGTTGTTTGAAAGTGGTTATGAAATTCAAGATATTGCAGTGGAGCGTGGTTTAACCCCTGCAACGATTATCAATCATTTGGCACGGTTACATCGTGAGCAAGGTTTGGATATTTCAGTCGCTAATCCAGGTGAAGAAGTCGTTGAAAAAGTCCGTGTCATTTATAAAAAGCTAATGAAACGGCAAGATCCAAGTCATTTTAATGATGATGGAGCGATTAAGTTACGTCCAATCGTTGATTTGACCAGTCCGAAAATGGGTTATGATCAAGTTCGTTTAGCATTGTTATTTATTGAATAA
- a CDS encoding 5-carboxymethyl-2-hydroxymuconate Delta-isomerase, with product MPQMFIDYSDNIQDLSKKELMLGLNHALFDTGLVAEPHDIKTRIQEVSDYLIGFGNNEHAFIFVRLQGLSGRTEEQKNVMTESLSQCLQSFNAYSANGLEVQLCVEFAEMPREIYKKVFVKK from the coding sequence ATGCCACAAATGTTTATTGATTATTCTGACAATATTCAGGATTTAAGCAAGAAAGAATTAATGTTGGGTCTAAATCATGCGTTGTTTGACACAGGTTTAGTCGCTGAACCGCATGATATCAAAACGCGTATTCAAGAAGTTTCAGATTATTTAATTGGTTTTGGAAATAACGAACATGCATTTATTTTTGTACGTTTACAAGGTCTGAGTGGTCGTACTGAAGAACAAAAAAATGTGATGACTGAAAGTTTATCGCAATGTTTACAGTCTTTTAATGCTTATTCTGCGAATGGTTTAGAGGTTCAACTTTGTGTTGAGTTTGCTGAAATGCCAAGAGAGATTTATAAGAAAGTATTTGTGAAAAAATGA
- the thiM gene encoding hydroxyethylthiazole kinase, whose amino-acid sequence MNHPETLSLNDADQLNNQTDVILQKVVDAWTELQTQQPLVHCITNSVAANYAANVLLAAGASPAMIDNPFEAESFASIAAALSINLGTPTSEQMQAMQISAQTVSAKNTPWVLDPVGYGAFLKWRSEMVDQLILLNPTVIRGNASEISTLAGNQVESKGVDSTVSSNEVYLQALPLLAHSECVAISGESDFILSKELNAVIQVNGGSFLQPKVTATGCALGALIAAYCAVANPTIATISAHIHFAIAGKLAFEKAQTLGSFNVAFLDEIYTLSADKIWEYGDIEVLGL is encoded by the coding sequence ATGAATCATCCTGAAACGCTTTCGCTCAATGATGCAGATCAGCTCAATAATCAAACTGATGTAATTTTACAAAAAGTGGTTGATGCTTGGACGGAGCTTCAAACTCAACAGCCTTTGGTGCATTGTATTACCAACAGTGTGGCTGCCAATTATGCCGCCAATGTTTTACTTGCAGCGGGTGCTTCACCTGCAATGATTGATAATCCGTTTGAAGCGGAAAGTTTTGCTTCAATTGCAGCAGCTTTAAGTATTAATTTAGGTACGCCAACGTCTGAACAAATGCAAGCCATGCAAATTTCTGCACAGACTGTTTCTGCTAAAAATACACCTTGGGTACTTGATCCTGTAGGTTATGGCGCATTTTTAAAATGGCGTAGTGAAATGGTCGATCAGTTGATTTTACTCAATCCAACTGTGATTCGTGGCAATGCATCTGAAATCAGTACACTTGCAGGCAATCAAGTTGAATCTAAAGGTGTAGATAGCACTGTTTCAAGTAATGAAGTTTATTTGCAGGCTTTGCCATTACTCGCGCATAGTGAATGTGTGGCTATTTCAGGTGAATCAGATTTTATTTTATCGAAAGAACTCAATGCTGTGATTCAGGTCAATGGCGGTAGTTTTCTGCAACCGAAAGTCACAGCAACAGGCTGTGCGCTCGGTGCTTTAATCGCAGCTTATTGTGCTGTTGCGAATCCAACGATTGCAACGATTTCAGCACATATTCACTTTGCGATTGCAGGTAAATTGGCTTTTGAAAAAGCGCAAACTCTCGGTAGTTTTAATGTGGCTTTTTTAGATGAAATTTATACATTGAGTGCGGATAAAATTTGGGAATATGGTGATATTGAGGTTTTAGGGCTTTAA
- a CDS encoding YccT family protein: protein MALKYGIAALGLMLSGSVFAAATISAPEEIVVLAVNDQEVNSGLLRKKNEYKVDAGQVAVSVRYQQYFEHLSGEHDIIKSGVVTITAPDLKDGQAYKLALVNVPKRFEDAKKYAEQPTIAIYDNNNRLVVQQTGANTEAKPWLGSGVFGKVIDLTSSKKAPTNQPAAVYATPYAVAVSAPVVSSVVKTNNVVTSSNSADQQLIQIWQKASKAERQKFMSWLAEQ from the coding sequence ATGGCATTGAAATACGGAATTGCTGCTTTGGGTTTAATGTTAAGTGGTTCAGTTTTTGCAGCAGCGACGATATCTGCGCCAGAAGAAATTGTGGTTTTAGCGGTCAATGATCAGGAAGTAAATTCGGGTCTTTTACGTAAGAAAAATGAATATAAAGTAGATGCAGGACAAGTCGCAGTAAGTGTTCGCTATCAGCAGTATTTTGAACATTTGAGTGGTGAACACGATATTATCAAATCAGGCGTCGTCACAATTACAGCGCCAGATTTGAAAGATGGACAGGCGTATAAACTCGCTCTAGTCAATGTTCCAAAACGCTTTGAAGATGCCAAGAAATATGCTGAACAACCAACGATTGCAATTTACGACAATAATAATCGTTTGGTGGTACAGCAAACGGGTGCAAATACAGAAGCAAAGCCTTGGTTAGGTTCAGGTGTATTTGGCAAAGTGATTGACTTAACTTCAAGTAAAAAAGCGCCAACAAATCAGCCTGCGGCAGTCTATGCGACACCTTATGCTGTTGCTGTTTCAGCGCCAGTTGTGAGTTCTGTTGTTAAAACAAATAATGTTGTTACAAGTTCAAATTCAGCAGATCAGCAATTGATTCAAATTTGGCAGAAAGCCTCTAAAGCTGAACGTCAAAAATTTATGTCTTGGCTCGCTGAGCAGTAA